In the genome of Microbacterium paraoxydans, the window CACGAGGAACCCGAAGACGAACGGCCGATCGATCCGCGTCCAGAATGAGCGACTGGGCGTGGTCGGCTCGATCACCACGGGGACGGACGGCTTCGCGGCGGCGTCTGGCGCCTCCACCGCGGCACCGACCAGCGCGGCGTCGACGGGGGCGGGGACGGAGTCCGGGGCGGGACCGCCCTGGCCGTCATGCGGAGCGGAGGCCGGCGACTGGTCGTTGCTCATGAGCACACGATAGCGGTGCCCCTCGTCGGAGGCCGGGTGATCCGCGGCTCTAGAGTAGGGGCATGACTGCCGCTGAGGATCCGAAGGCCGAACTGCTCCGGCTGCGTGCGAGCATCGACAACATCGACGCGGCCCTGATCTTCCTGCTCGCGGAGCGGTTCCGCGCCACACAGCAGGTGGGACACCTCAAGGCCGAGCACGCGATGCCGCCGTCCGACCCGAACCGCGAGGAGCAGCAGGTCGCTCGGCTCCGCGCGCTCGCGGAGGACGCCCACCTCGACCCGGAGTTCGCGGAGAAGTGGTTCAACTTCGTCGTGGCCGAGGTCATCCGCCACCACACCGAGGCCGCCGAGGGGCGCTGAGCCCGCGCGTCAGGCCCCGCGCTCGGCGAGCAGCCGGTCGCGCACCTCGCGCCGCAGCACCTTGCCGATGAGCGACCGGGGGAGGTCGTCGACGGCGGTGATCCGGCGCGGCACCTTGTAGGCGGTCAGGTGGGTGCGGCAGAAGTCACGGAGCGCGTCCATGTCCGCCGCCGCGCCCTCGCGGAGCACCACTGCGGCGGCGACCTCCTCGCCGCCGCTCGCCCGAGGGAGCCCCACGACGGCGGCCGCGACGACGTCGGGGTGGGCCTCCAGCGCGCTCTCCACCTCGCTGGGCGCGACGTTGAAGCCGCCGGTGATGATGAGCTCCTTGCGGCGGTC includes:
- a CDS encoding chorismate mutase; this translates as MTAAEDPKAELLRLRASIDNIDAALIFLLAERFRATQQVGHLKAEHAMPPSDPNREEQQVARLRALAEDAHLDPEFAEKWFNFVVAEVIRHHTEAAEGR